One window of Marmota flaviventris isolate mMarFla1 chromosome 5, mMarFla1.hap1, whole genome shotgun sequence genomic DNA carries:
- the Pdlim7 gene encoding PDZ and LIM domain protein 7 isoform X6, whose amino-acid sequence MDSFKVVLEGPAPWGFRLQGGKDFNVPLSISRLTPGGKASQAGVAVGDWVLSIDGENTGSLTHIEAQNKIRACGERLSLGLSRAQPVQSKPQKALAPAAEPPRYTFAPSASLNKTARPFGAPPPADSAPQQNGQPLRPLVPDASKQRLMENTEDWRPRPGTGQSRSFRILAHLTGTEFMQDPDEEHLKKSREKYVLELQSPRYTRLRDWHHQRSAHVLNVQS is encoded by the exons ATGGATTCCTTCAAGGTGGTGCTAGAAGGGCCAGCACCTTGGGGCTTCCGGCTGCAAGGGGGCAAGGACTTCAATGTGCCCCTCTCTATCTCCCGG CTCACTCCTGGAGGCAAAGCTTCTCAGGCCGGAGTGGCTGTGGGAGACTGGGTGCTGAGCATTGATGGCGAGAACACAGGAAGCCTCACGCACATTGAAGCCCAGAACAAGATCCGTGCCTGTGGGGAACGCCTCAGCCTGGGTCTCAGCAG GGCCCAGCCAGTTCAGAGCAAACCGCAGAAG GCCCTGGCCCCTGCCGCGGAACCCCCGCGGTACACCTTTGCACCCAGTGCGTCCCTCAACAAGACGGCTCGGCCCTTTGGGGCCCCCCCGCCTGCTGACAGCGCCCCGCAGCAGAATGG ACAGCCGCTCCGACCGCTGGTCCCCGATGCCAGCAAGCAGCGGCTGATGGAGAACACCGAGGACTGGCGGCCACGGCCAGGGACAGGCCAGTCCCGCTCCTTCCGCATCCTTGCCCACCTCACGGGCACCGAGTTCA TGCAAGACCCGGATGAGGAGCACCTGAAGAAGTCAAG GGAAAAGTATGTCCTGGAGCTACAGAGCCCACGCTACACCCGCCTCCGGGACTGGCACCACCAGCGCTCTGCCCACGTGCTCAACGTGCAGTCGTAG